The Rhodococcus antarcticus DNA segment TGTTCGGCACCGACGAGCAGAAGGCACGCTGGCTCACCCCGCTGCAGGAGGGCACCCTGCGCTCGGCGTTCGCGATGACCGAGCCCGAGGTGGCCAGCTCGGACGCCCGCAACATCCAGACGTCGATCGTGCGCGACGGCGACGACTACGTCATCAACGGTCGCAAGTGGTGGATCACCGGCACGGCCGACGAGCGGTGCGGGATCTTCATCGTCATGGGCAAGACCGACCCGGACGCCCCCGGGGCCCGCCAGCAGTCGATGGTGCTGGTGCCTCGGGACGCCCCGGGCCTGGAGATCGTGCGCAACCTGCCGATCTTCGGCTACCAGGACCAGCACGGGCACTCCGAGCTGACGTTCACCGACGTGCGCGTGCCGGTGACCAACCTGCTGGCGCAGGAGGGTGACGGGTTCCGGATCGCCCAGGCGCGGCTGGGCCCGGGCCGGGTGCACCACGCCATGCGGGCGATCGGGATGGCCGAGCGGGCGCTGGCGCTGATGGTGGCGCGCTCCAAGGACCGGGTGGCCTTCGGCAAGCCGCTGGCCGAGCAGGGCGTGGTGCAGGCGCTGGTGGCCGACTCCCGCGTGGAGATCGACCAGGTGCGGCTGTACGTGCAGAAGACGGCGTGGCTGATCGACGCCCACGGGGCGAACGGGGCGCGCAGCGAGATCGCGGGCATCAAGGTCGCCGCACCCAAGGTGGCGTGCGCGGTGATCGACCGGGCCATCGAGGTGTTCGGCGGCATGGGCGTCAGCGACGACACGCCCCTGGCCTACTTCTCCGCCTGGGCCCGGGTGCTGCGCATCGTGGACGGTCCGGACGCGGTGCACCGTCGCTCGATCGCCCGCGAGGAGATGGGCCGGGAGCGGCCCTACGTCGGCTGAGCGGCCTCAGGCCGGCGGTGCGAACAGCTCCAGCGCGGTGCCGTCGGGATCGGTGAAGGACACCCCGCTGCCGTAGTGGGCGTCGACGATCCCGCCGTGGGCGACACCGAGCTCGTCGAGCCGGGCGGCCCAGGCCTCGAGCTCCGCCCGGTCGGTGCAGCCGAAGGCCAGGTGGTCCAGTCCGGCTCGGCGGGCGTCGAAACCGCCGGTGACGGCACCGCCCGGGTGGGTGTGCAGGCCGAAGAGCTGGCCCGACGGCAGCGCGAAGACCGTGTGGTGGAAGCCCCCGGTGGTCTCGTCCTCGTCGAGCACGGGCTCTGAGCCGAACAGCGCGGTGTACCAGGCGGTGCTGGCGGCGAGGTCGGTGACGGTCACGGCGGCGTGGGACAGCGGGGGGAACGCGGGCACGGGAGCTCCTTCGTCGGGGGGTCCCCCCTGTCTACCCAGCCCAGCGGTGCGCGTCACCTGGTCGACCGGACAGGTCCGCCCCGCCCCGTCGTCGGGCCGCGGCCCGCCGCCCAGCCCACCGCCGCGTGCAGCGCCGCAGCCGCGCCGTCGGACGCCGCGTCCGCCACCACCAGGTGGGCCAGCGCCAGCAGCGGCGCCGGTGAGCCCGCCATGGCCACGGCGGTACCGGCCGCAGCCAGCATCGTCAGGTCGTTCATGCCGTCCCCGACCGCGAGCACGTCCGCCGCGGCCACCCCCAGCCCGGTCGCGACGGCAGCCACCGCCACCCCCTTGCCCACCCCGGGGGCGGTCACGTTGACGAAGAGCTCACCGGGGAACATCGGCGACGTCGACGCCTCCGCGGCCAGCCCCAGGGCCGCCGCACCGGTCAGCACGTGGTCCAGCTCGTCGTCCTCGTGCACCGTCACCGTCGCCTTGAGCACCTCGTCGACGTCCAGGTCGAGCTCGTCGACGAGCCCGTCGGGCGGGCCGCTGACGATCTCCCAGGCGCGGTGCGCGGCCGGGCGGCGGTCGGTGACGAGGAACCGCGTGCCGGTGTAGAGCTCGCCGTACAGGTCGCGCTGGGCGAGCAGCGCGGCGAGGTCGGAGGCCGCCCCGCTCGGCAGCGGCCAGCTGTGCAGCGCGCGCCCCTCGTGCACCACCTGGGCCCCGTTGTGGACCACCGCGGGCACGGTCAGGCGGAGCTGGGCCTGCAGCGCGCGCAGCCCCTGGGGCAGCCGCCCCGTCGCGATCCCCACGTGCAGCCCGGCCCGTCGGGCCGCCGCCACGGCCGCGGCGACGGGCGGGGATGCGGTGGTGCCGCTGGCCACCAGGGTGCCGTCGACGTCGCAGACCACGTACCGGGGGACCCGGGCGGTCCAGTCGTCGAAGCGTGGTCCACGGGTGACACCGGTCGGCAGGGAGGCAGGCACGGGTGTGATCCCACCACCGGGTTCAACGCGCGGCGAGGGCCGGGGCACGAGACCCTGGGTCCATGAGAGTCCTGGTCGCCGGCGCATCCGGCTTCGTCGGTCGACGGCTGTGTCCCGCCCTGGAGGACGCCGGGCACGAGGTGCGGGCGATGACCCGCAAGCCCGGGACGTACACGGGCACGGGTACGGCGGTGCGCGGTGACGTGCACGAGGAGGACACCCTCGACGCCGCGCTGGAGGGCTGCGAGGCCGCGTACTACCTGGTGCACTCCCTGGACGACCCGAACTTCGAGAAGCGCGACGCCGACGCCGCGCGCACCTTCGCCCGCGCTGCCAAGGACGCCGGCGTGCAGCGGATCGTCTACCTCGGCGGCCTGGGCGACGACGCCGACGACCTGTCGGCCCACCTGCGCAGCCGCCGCGAGGTGGAGGACCTGCTGGGCTCCGCGGGCGTCCCCGTCACCACGCTGCGGGCCGGGATCATCGTCGGCCACGGCGGGATCTCCTGGGAGATGACCCGCCAGCTCGTCGAGCACCTGCCCGCCATGATCACCCCGCGCTGGGTGCGGACCCGGACGCAGCCGATCGCCGTGGCCGACGTCGTGCGCTACCTCGTCGGCGTGCTCGAGGTGCCGGAGGCCGCGGACCGCGCCTTCGACATCGGCGGGCCGGACGTGCTGCAGTACGTGGAGATGATGCGCCGGGTCGCGACCATCGAGGGACGCACGATGCTCGTGGTCCCGGTGCCGCTGCTGACCCCGCAGCTCTCCTCGCGCTGGCTCTCCTTCGTCACCGACGTGGACGTGCAGACCGGGCGCTCGCTCATCGACTCCATGAGCAACGAGGTGGTGGTGCGCGACGACAGCATCCGCGCCCTGGTGCCCTTCGAGCCGATGGACTACGACGACGCCGTGCTCGCCGCCCTCGGCGAGCGGGCGAAGGCGGCCCGGGCGTGAAGCCGTTCGACCGCGGGCGGGCCCGGCTGCTGGCCACGGTCCCGTCGTGGCTGGTGGAGAAGGTGCCGCGCGACCACCGGGAGAGTGACGCGGCCTTTCACCACCGGCGTCGGGTGGTGGCCGGGGTGTCCGTGCTGGGGGCCGGGCTGCTCGGCCGGTCGCTGTCCACCAGGCCCGGGTCGAGGACGTTCTACGCGCTCACCTCCGCGGTGGCCGGGACCTGGGTGGCCGGCGGGCTCGCCTCGGGCCCGCTGCACCTGGGGTGGATGCAGCGGCCGAACCACCAGCTGAGCCGGCCGGTGGCGCTGCCGGTGCTCACCGGTGCGGCCGCGTTCGGCGTGTTCTACGGGTGCGCGCTGGTCGCGCGCGAGGTGCCCGTGCTCAACCGGGCCATCGCCTCGATCCTGCAGTACGCCCGCGCGGGCTCGCCCCGGCTGGTGCTGGCCACGACACTGGCCAACGGGGCGGCCGAGGAGGTGTTCTTCCGGGGGGCGCTCTACGCGGCCGTGGGCGTGGACCGGCCGGTGCTGAAGTCCACCGCGGTCTACGCGCTGGCCACGACCGCGACCCGAAACCCGGCCCTGGTGCTGGCGGCCACCGTGATGGGCGCCCTGTTCGGCGTGCAGCGGCAGGTCACCGGCGGCATCCAGGCGCCCCTGCTGACCCACCTGACGTGGTCCACCCTGATGCTGCGGTACCTGCCGCCGCTGTTCGCCGATCCCACCGACGCAGGCCCCACCGCCGCCGGCTGACCCGCCGCTCAGCGCCAAGTGCGGGCTTCTAGCGGTCATTGAGCGCGGAATGGCAGCCACAAGCCCGCACTTGGCGGGTCTTGGGGGGGCGTCAGCCGTCGGCGGTGCTCCGGCGCAGCACCAGCAGCAGCACCACCAGGGCGAGGGCCTCCCCGCCGAGCATCACCGAGCCCATCGCCAGGCTGTCGTTGCCCAGCAGCCCCACCACGGGCGAGACGAGCGCCCCGAAGCCGAACTGCACCGCCCCGAGCAGCGCGGCAGCGGTTCCGGCCGCCTCCCCGTGCCGGGACAGCGCCAGCGCCGGAGCGTTCGGCAGCACCAGCCCCACCGTGCCCAGCAGCAGCCACAGCGGCACGAGCAGCCCCGGCAGCCCGCCGGACCCGGTGGCCGCGACCACGACGAGCACCACCCCGACCACCACGCCACCGACGAGCGCACCCACCGTGATCTGCTCCGGCGTGCGGCGGTCCAGCAGTCGCACGTTGAGCTGCGAGGCCCCGATCAGCGCCACCGCCCCCGCGGCGAACACGAAGGCGAACTGCTGCTCGTCCAGGGCGTACTCCTCCTGGAAGACGAACGAGCTCCCGGCCACGTAGGCGAACAGCGCGGACATCGCGAGCCCGGCGACCCCGACCAGCGCCACGAACTGGCGGTCCCGCAGCAGCGCCGCGTAGGTGCGCAGGGCCGGAGCGAGACCACCGCTGCGCCGGGCCGCGGGCGGCAGGGTCTCCGGCAGCAGCACAGCCCCCACGACGAGCAGCGCCACGCCGACCACCGCCAGCGCACCGAACACCCCGCGCCAGGACACCGTGGTCAGCAGGATCCCGCCCAGGGTGGGGGCCAGCACCGGAGCCACCCCCATCACGAGCATGAGCCGGGAGAGCACGGTGGCTGCGGCCCGGCCGTGGAACAGGTCGCGCACCACGGCCATGGCCACGACCGCGGCGGCCGCGGCGCCGGCACCCTGCAGCACCCGGAGCCCCCCGAGCACGGCCACGTCCGGCGCGGCGATGCAGGCCAGCGAGGCCAGCACGTGCAGCGCCGTCCCCACGAGCAGCGGACGCTTGCGCCCGAGGACGTCCGACAGCGGACCGATGACGAGCTGGCCGACGGCGAGCCCGAACAGCGTCCCGGTGAGGGTGAGCTGCGCCGTGGCCGAGGACGTGCCGAGATCGGCTGCGATGGTCGGCAGCGCCGGCAGGTACATGTCGATGGTCAGCGGGCCCAGGGCCACCAGCGAGCCGAGCACGAGGACCCAGCGCAGCAGGGCGCGACCCTCCGGCTGGACGGCGACGGCAGCGGTGGGTCGGAGCGGGGTGGTGACGGGGACGATCGTCGACTCGGCGGTCACGGCTCTCCTGGATCGGGAGGGCCCGACGGCGGTGTCGGGGCCTGCGGCGTACCCAGGCGCTAGCGCGCGCCGCGTCCGTCCTGTTCCCGGACGCTCAGCTCGAGTAGTCGCGGAAGGTCATCACGAAGCCGACCAGGGCCGCGGGAACCGACACGACGTAGACCACGACCCGCAGCCACGCCGGGCCGTCGACGGTGGCCACGGTCGAGCCGACCATCGCGGCGACGATGAGCAGCACGCCGTAGAACGGGGTGCGCATCGGGTGATCACCGCGGGCCACGCCCCGAGTGTGCACGTCCGCCCGGACCCGCTGGGCGCGACGAGCACCGCCCTGGTCCACTGGACGGGTGCGCACACTGGTGACGGGCTCGACGGGGTACGTGGGTTCGCGGCTGGTGGCGGCGCTGCTGGGGGCGGGTCACGAGGTGCTGGCCACGGCGAGGCGTCCGGAACGGCTGACCGACTTCGACTTCGCCGGCTCCGCCACCTGCACGGACCTGGACGTGGACGACGCCGCGTCGTGCGCCCGCGCGCTGTCCGAGCACGGTCGGGTGGACGTGGCCTACTACCTGGTGCACGCCATCGGCGAGGACGGCTACGCCCGCACCGACGCCGACCGGGCCCGCAGGTTCGCCGGCGCCGCCCGCGCCGCGGGGGTCGGCCGCGTGGTCTACCTCGGCGGTCTGGTGCCCCCGGGCGAGGAGCTCTCCGAGCACCTGCGCAGCCGGGCCGAGGTGGGGGAGGTTCTCACCGAGCACGGTCCGGACCTGGTGTGGCTGCGCGCCGCGGTGGTGCTGGGGGCGGGCTCGGCGTCCTACGAGATCACCCGGTACATGGGCGACTGGCTGCCGGTGGTGCCGCTGCCCCCGTGGATGGACACCCTGGTCCAGCCCGTGGCCGTCGACGACGTGCTCCGCTACCTCCTGGCCGCCGTGGATCTGCCCCCCGGCTCCTACGACCTCGGCGGACCCGAGCGGCTGCCCTACGCGGAGCTGGTGCGCCGCTACGTCCGCACCGCCGGGCTGCGCCGGGTGATGCTGCCCACCCCGCCGGTGCCCACGCGGCTCGCGTCCTGGGTGGTGGCCCGGCTGACCCCGCTGCCGCCGGACATGGTGGCCGACCTGGTGCTCAGCCTCACCAACACCATGGTCGCCGACACCGGGGCGATCACCACGCTCGTGCCCGGGGAGCTCACCGGGATCGACGACGCCCTGGCCCGGGCCCGGGTGGGCTCGCACGCGCCGCGCAACCGGCTGCCCGGGGTGTGCGCGGCGCCCGACCCGCTGCAGCTGTGCCGCACGGACGCGCCCTGGTCCCACCGCCGCTGACCCGGTCCGCGGCCCGAGGTGCTCCGCGGGCGATGTCGCGCGGGGCTCAGGTGCGCAGCAGGGGGATGTCCAGCTCGGCCGGGGTGAGCGCCCCGTGGTGACCGACCAGCGCCGCCTCCCGCGGGTGCTTGGTCGCCGAGACCACGGCCAGGTCGTCCAGGGCGATCGCCAGCACGTCCCCGATCCGGGAGCGTGCCGCGGCCGTGACGCTCGGGCCGAACAGTCCCGCCCCCACCGCGTCGTCGCCGGTGCCCACCCACGCACGGGCGCCCAGCACACCCCGCCAGGTGTCGACCACGTCCCGGTCCGCCCCGCCCCGCACCCGCAGGTGCCGCACCCTGGGCTCGCCGGCCACGGCCAGCACCCCGTCGAGCAGACCGGGCGTCGTGTCGAGGTCCACCTTCGACTCCTCGGCGACCCGGACCATCCCGTGGTCGGCGGTGACGAGCAGGGTGGCCTCGGGAGGCAGGATCTCCGCCAGCCGCCGGGCCAGTCCGTCGACCAGGCGCAGCTGCTCGCACCAGGCCTCGCTGCCGGGACCGCGCACGTGGCCCACGGTGTCGAGCTCGCTGGTGTAGCAGTAGACGAGGCTGCGGTCGCCCCGGCGCACGGCCTCGCCCGCCTGGGCCAGGACGTCCCCGCCGCCCACCGCACCGGGGAACTCCGCCCCGCGCAGGACGGCCCGGGTGAGCCCGCTGCCGAGGAAGGCCGCGGGGGCGCACTGGGTCACGGCGATGCCGTCGGCCGCCGCCCGCTCGAAGATGGTGGTCGCGGGCTGCACGTCCTCGGGCGGCAGCTCGCGGCGCAGGTCGCGACCCGCCACGGACACGCCGTCCGGATCCCGCCCGCCCACCGTCGACCAGGCCAGCCAGCCCACCACCGCGTCGGCCTCGGGCAGCCAGGAGGTGTAGCCGGGCAGTCCGTGCTGGCCGGGGGTCAGGCCGGTCCCCCAGGAGGAGATGGAGGTGACCGTGGTGGTCGGGAAGCACGCGGTGAGCGGGGCCCCCGCCAGCGACGAGAGGAACGGGGCCAGCTCGGAGTGCTCGCGGAGCTGCTCGGACCCCATGCCGTCCACCAGCAGCACCACGACCCGGCGGAGATCGTGCAGCCCGAGGCCGGCACGCTCCCCCGGCACGCCGAGCCCGGCGAGCACGGCGGGCCCGAGATCGGCCAGGCTGTGCGAGCCGTACGCGGGGCACGGCAGGTCCAGCGGACGGGGAGTCACCGTCGTCACCCTGCCGGGACCTGCGGCCGCGCGCCAGGGGGCCCCGTCACCGCCACGCGAACACCGGCTGCTCGAGGTGTGCCACCCGGGTGGACCGCCCGTGCAGCGCCACCTCGCAGAACTGGTGGACGACGGCCGCGGTGGGGGCGTGCAGCATGCCGCCGAGCAGCGGCAGCTGGATCACCGGCGACTCCGACTCCGGGATGGTGAGCATCCGCGGCGGGACGTCGAGGTCGGCGACGGGCACCACGTGCACCCCGGCCACCTCGGCCTCCTGGGCGGCGAACACCCCGTCGGTCACCCCGCCCCACACCACCACCGGGCTCATCACGTACCCCGAGCGGGTGGGGTAGTCGTCGAGCAGCCCGAGCACCGACTCCGGCCCCAGCCGCACCCCGGTCTCCTCCTCGAGCTCGCGCAGCGCGGCCTGCGGCGCGGTCTCCCCCGGCTCGCGCCGCCCGCCCGGCAGCGCCCACTGTCCGGCGTGCGCCCGCATCCGGGGAGCGCGGCGGGTGATGAGCACGCTGGGTACGTCCGCGGCGATCAGGACGCACACGGCCACGCTGGCGGGACGCCGCCCGTCCAGCTCGACGGGCACGGGGCGGAACGCGGCGAGGTGCTCGGCCATCGTGCTGCGCATCGCTGCGCCGGGAACGGTCACCACCCCATCCTGCGCCTCGGCTCAGCCCCGGGCGGGCTGCTTCACGTTCTGCAGCCGCACCTGCCCGCGGGCCAGGGTGCGGCCCTGGTCGTCGGTCACGGTCACCAGCCACAGCTGCTGCACCCGTCCCTGCTGCAGCGGCTGCGCCACGACCTCGGCCCGCCCGCCCGTGGTGGCCCGCAGGAAGTCGGTGCTGTTGTTCACGCCCACCGCGAACTGGCCGTTCTCCGCCACGGCCAGGCTCGCACCGATGCTGGCCGCCGACTCCACCGCGGTCGTGTAGATCCCGCCGTGGACCACGCCCCACGGGGTGTGGTGCTCCGGGCCCAGGTCGAGGTGCCCGGTCACCCGGGTGCCGCTGACCTCGTCGAGCCGCAGGCCCGCCGCGGCCAGGAACGGGCTGGCGGCGTCGAGGGAGAGATCGGGCAGCGCGGGGTGGGTCACAGGTCCTCCTGGGGTCGGCCGCTGAGCGAGTACGAGTATCGGACCGACCCTAGCCCCTAGGCCGCAGGGCATACCTGCCCCGTCAAGGTGTGGCCCCGGGGCTGATGCCGGGCCGCCGGCGCCCTCCTAGCGTCGTGGGGGCAGGAGTTCCGGGAACGGCACGCGAGGAGCAGCAGATGATCGAGGTTGAGAACCTCAGCAAGCGCTACGGCGACAAGCTGGCGGTGGACGGGCTGGACTTCACCGTCCAGCCGGGCATCGTCACCGGCTTCCTGGGGCCCAACGGCGCCGGCAAGTCGACCACCATGCGGATGATCGCCGGGCTCGACGAGCCCACCAGCGGGCGCGTCCGGCTCAACGGGCAGGACTACCGCGCCAGCGCCGCCCCCATGGCCGAGCTGGGCATCCTGCTCGAGGCCCAGGCCGTGCACACCGGGCGCTCGGCCCGCAACCACCTCCTCGCCCTGGCCCAGACCAACGGCATCGGCGCCCGCCGGGTGGACGAGGTGCTGGACATGGTCGGCCTGCGCGAGGTCGGCGCCAAGCGGGTGGGTGGCTTCTCCCTCGGCATGGGCCAGCGGCTCGGTGTCGCCTCCGCCCTGCTCGGCGACCCGCGGGTCGTGGTGCTCGACGAGCCGGTCAACGGGCTCGACCCGGAGGGCGTGCTGTGGATCCGCACCCTGCTGCGGGCGCTGGCCGACGAGGGCCGCACCGTGTTCGTGTCGTCGCACCTCATGAGCGAGATGGCCCAGACCGCCGCGCGGCTCGTCGTCGTCGGCCGCGGCCGGCTCATCGCCGACACCACGGTGGACGAGTTCGTCGCCCGGGCGTCCGGGGGCGCGGTCACCGTGCGCACCCCCGAGGCCGCGACGCTCCGCGAGCTGTTGCTCGGACCGGACGTCACCGTCACCAGCGAGGTCTCCGACGTCCTGCTGGTGCACGGCCTCACCGCCGAGCAGATCGGCACTGCGGCGTGGCAGGCCCACCTGCCCGTCTTCGAGCTCTCCGCGCAGCAGGCCTCCCTGGAGGAGGCGTTCATGCAGCTCACCCAGGACGCGGTCGAGTACCGCTCCAGCGACGAGAAGAAGGTGGCGGCATGAGCAACGGGACGATCACCAGCCCCCCGACCGGAACCGCCGCGCGCACCGCCGGCTCGCTCAAGGTCACCCAGACCCGGGTGCTGCGCTCGGAGTGGACGAAGTTCCGCTCGCTGCGCTCCACCATCATCACCCTGCTGGTCGCCGTGGTGCTCACCATCGGGCTCGGGGCACTGTTCTCCGCCGTCACCGCCAGCCAGTTCGGCAAGTTCCGCCCCGCGGAGCAGGCGAGCTTCAACGCCGTCGCCACGAGCCTGGGGGGCATCACGTTCTCCCAGCTCGCCGTGGGCGTGCTCGGGGTCCTGCTGGTGACCGGCGAGTACAGCACCGGGATGATCCGGGCCTCGCTGACTGCGGTGCCGCGCCGGCTGCCCGTGCTGTGGGCCAAGCTCGCCGTGTTCGCCGCCGTGGTCCTCGTGGTCTCGCTCGTCGCGAGCTTCGTCTCGTTCTACCTGGGGCAGAGCCTGCTCAGCAGCAAGGGCCTCGACGCCTCGATCTCCGACCCGGGCTCCCTGCGCTCGGTCATCGGGTCCGCCCTGTACGTCACCGTGGCCGGGATGATCGGGGTCGCGCTGGGCACCCTGCTGCGCAACACCGCCGCCGGCATCTCCACCTTCGTCGGGCTGTTCTTCGTGGTGCCGCCGTTGACGATGCTGCTGCCGTCCTCGTGGACCTCGAGCTTCGTGCAGTACCTGCCCTCCAACGCGGGAGGTGCGCTGTTCGGCGACGTGCGGGGCGTCGCGAACCCGCTGTCACCGTGGACCGGTTTCGCCGTGCTCTGCGTGTGGGCCGTGGTGCTCGTCGGGGGCGCGGCGTACCGGATGCGCAAGGCCGACGCCTGACCGGTGAGACTGCACCCGTGAGCCCGGTCGTCGAGCACCCACCTGCGCACCTGCTGCGCCGGTGGGTGCTCGACGTCTCGGTGACCCTGGCGGTGGGGGCGCTCTCGCTGCCGCCGCTGTTCCGCGACGGACGAGCTCCCTCCACGGCCGCCCTGGTGCTGCTGGTGGTGCTCACCGTGCCGGTGGTGCTGCGGCGCCGGTACCCGGTGGCCGTGTTCGGGGTGACGCTGGTCGCCACCGTCGTCGGGACCGTCGCGGTGGACCAGCAGCTCGCGGGCCTGGCCGTCCTCGTCGCGCTGTACACCGTAGCCGCGCAACGGCCCCGGCGCGCCGCGCTGACGTGCGCCGCGCTGCTCGAAGCGGCAGCCGTCGTCGCTGCGCTGACCCCGTCCGAGCTCGACTGGTGGTTCGCGCTGCTGACGCTGTCCGGGCTGGTGGCCGCCGCGCTGGGACTGGGCCTGTTCACGGCCACCCGCCGCGCCTACCTCGCCGAGCTCCGCGACCGCGCCACCCGGCTCGAGCGTGAGCGCGACCAGCAGGGCGAGCTGGCGGCGGCCGCCGAGCGCAGCCGCATCGCCCGGGAGATCCACGACATCGTGGCCCACCACCTCACGGTCATCGTGGCGCTCAGCGACGGGGCCGTGGCCGCCTCGGCCGCCTCGCCCGCCCGGGCCGCCGAGGTCATGCGCACCGTCTCGGCCACCGGGCGCGAGGCGCTGACCGACACCCGGCGCCTGCTCGGAGTGCTCCGGGACGACAGCGCGGCCGCCGAAGACGGGGCCCAGGACACCGGCCACCGCCCGCACCGGCCCGCCCCCGACCTGCACGAGCTCGACGCCCTGGTCCATCGGGTCCGCGAGGCCGGGCTGCCCGTGGTGCACGAGGTGCAGGGCTCCGCCGGCCCCCTTGCCCCCGGCCTGCAGCTCACCGCCTACCGGGTGGTGCAGGAGGCGCTGACCAACTCCCTCAAGCACGCGGGCGCCGGGGCCAGCGCCACCGTGCGGCTGCGGCACACCCCGGACGAGCTGGCCGTGGAGGTCAGCGACGACGGGGCCGGCCGGCGGGGCGCACCGGTCGGGTCGGGCCGCGGGCTGGTGGGCATGCGGGAGCGGGTGGCCGCCTTCGGCGGCGAGGTGGAGGCCGGACCGCGCCCCGGGGGAGGGTGGGTGGTCACGGCACGGCTGCGGCCCGACGGTGCAGCGGTCCACCCGGTGGAGGTCGCGCGGTGATCCGGGTGCTGCTGGTCGACGACCAGTCCCTGCTGCGGCTCGGCTTCCGGCTGATCCTGGAGGCCGAGGGCGACATCGAGGTGGTGGGCGAGGCCGCCGACGGCGCGACCGGCGTGGCCATGACCGCCGCGACGAGCCCGGACGTGGTGCTCATGGACGTCCGGATGCCCGGCATGGACGGGATCGAGGCGACGGGCGCGATCGTGGCCGCGGGCGGGTCCGCCCGGGTGCTCATCCTCACCACGTTCGACGTGGACCAGTACGTGCACGACGGGCTGCGGGCCGGGGCCAGCGGGTTCCTGCTCAAGGACGTGCCCGCGGGCGACCTGGTGGCCGCGATCCGCACCGTGGCGGCCGGGGAGTCGGTGCTGGCGCCCACGGCCACCCGCCGCCTGATCGAGGCGCTGGTGCCGCTGCTGCCCTCCCCCGGGGCGTCCGACCGGGCCACCGCGCTGATGGAGGTGCTCACCGGGCGCGAGCGGGAGGTGTTCGGGCTGCTCGCCGCCGGGCGCTCCAACCGAGAGATCGCCGAGGCCCTGCACCTGTCCGAGGGCACGGTCAAGATCCACGTGGGGCGCGTGCTGGCCAAGCTCGAGCTGCGCGACCGGGTGCAGGCGGTGGTGCTGGGCTACGAGTCCGGCGTCGTCGCCCCCGGTTCCTGAGTGCGCCCTCGGGAACGGCAGGGCGCCGCGGTGTCGGTCCTCCCGGGTGAACCGACGGGGGCCGGCCGGGTTCGGTGCGTTGCGCGGTTCACGATGGATGATGTCCTGATGGACGGCACCCGCATCGACCGAGAGGTGCGGTCGTTGAGCGAGCTGGCCATCGGGGTGTTGAGCCTGGATGGTCGCTGGGTCCGGGTCGACGACCGGTTGTCGAGTGCCCTGGGCCGACCGCGGGAGTGGTTGTTGACCAACCCGGCGACCGCGGTGGTGCAGCCCGGGGACCGGGCCACGGCCGAGGCCGAGCTGGGCATGGTCCTGACGGGGGTGGCGGGGGACCGCAGCTGGGAGGCCAGGTGGGTCACCGCCGAGGGGTCGGTGCGTCGGGGCATGGTGACGGTGGCCCTGGTGCGCGACGGACAGGGTGTGCCGTCGCACGCGGTGGTGGTGCTGGCGGACGTGGATCGACGCGTCCGCGTCGTGACCGAGCTCGTCAACGCCGCCTCCCGGGACGACCTGACCGGCCTGCTCAACCGCGCCGGGGGCTACGCCGGGGTGCGGTCGTGGCTCGAGCAGCACCGGGCGGTGGGAGTGGTGTTCTGCGACCTCGACCGGTTCAAGGTGATCAACGACGCGCTGGGTCACCAGGTGGGCGACGAGGTGTTGGCGGCGGTGGCGGGGCGCCTGGCGGGTGCGGCGCCGCCCGGGGCGCTGGTGGCCCGGGTGGGTGGCGACGAGTTCCTCGTCGCGGTGCGCGACTGTGCCGACGACGGAGTGCTTCTCGCGGCCGCGACGCGGTTGTGCGAGGTGTTCACCGATCCGGTCAGCTGCGCCGGTCACCTGCTCGCGGTGGGGGTCTCGGCCGGCGCAGTGCTGGCGGCTCCCGGTGCGGACGTAGTCATGGCGGTGCGCGACGCCGATGTCGCGATGTACGTCGCCAAGCGCGGGCGGGGTGCTCGTGTCGTCCTCTACACCGACGCCATGGGGGCGGGGGCGCGACGGCGCCTGCAGGTGGAGACCGCGCTCCGGCAAGCGCTGGCGGCCCACCGCATCACGGTCGTCTACCAGCCGATGGT contains these protein-coding regions:
- a CDS encoding sensor histidine kinase; the protein is MSPVVEHPPAHLLRRWVLDVSVTLAVGALSLPPLFRDGRAPSTAALVLLVVLTVPVVLRRRYPVAVFGVTLVATVVGTVAVDQQLAGLAVLVALYTVAAQRPRRAALTCAALLEAAAVVAALTPSELDWWFALLTLSGLVAAALGLGLFTATRRAYLAELRDRATRLERERDQQGELAAAAERSRIAREIHDIVAHHLTVIVALSDGAVAASAASPARAAEVMRTVSATGREALTDTRRLLGVLRDDSAAAEDGAQDTGHRPHRPAPDLHELDALVHRVREAGLPVVHEVQGSAGPLAPGLQLTAYRVVQEALTNSLKHAGAGASATVRLRHTPDELAVEVSDDGAGRRGAPVGSGRGLVGMRERVAAFGGEVEAGPRPGGGWVVTARLRPDGAAVHPVEVAR
- a CDS encoding response regulator; this translates as MIRVLLVDDQSLLRLGFRLILEAEGDIEVVGEAADGATGVAMTAATSPDVVLMDVRMPGMDGIEATGAIVAAGGSARVLILTTFDVDQYVHDGLRAGASGFLLKDVPAGDLVAAIRTVAAGESVLAPTATRRLIEALVPLLPSPGASDRATALMEVLTGREREVFGLLAAGRSNREIAEALHLSEGTVKIHVGRVLAKLELRDRVQAVVLGYESGVVAPGS
- a CDS encoding putative bifunctional diguanylate cyclase/phosphodiesterase; this translates as MDDVLMDGTRIDREVRSLSELAIGVLSLDGRWVRVDDRLSSALGRPREWLLTNPATAVVQPGDRATAEAELGMVLTGVAGDRSWEARWVTAEGSVRRGMVTVALVRDGQGVPSHAVVVLADVDRRVRVVTELVNAASRDDLTGLLNRAGGYAGVRSWLEQHRAVGVVFCDLDRFKVINDALGHQVGDEVLAAVAGRLAGAAPPGALVARVGGDEFLVAVRDCADDGVLLAAATRLCEVFTDPVSCAGHLLAVGVSAGAVLAAPGADVVMAVRDADVAMYVAKRGRGARVVLYTDAMGAGARRRLQVETALRQALAAHRITVVYQPMVHLDTGRWDGLEVLARWTDPDLGVVNPGEFIAIAKDLGLIRQLAQQVVRLAFTDLAAWYEAGWADGLRCGLNISAGDLADASLVSWIADVAEQHGISPSVLALEVTDNPAPSRGGRGRRPGRSRRAGFTGHPGRLRHRVLPSRPSAGAPRARHQDRPVPRQRTPHTGTTSIPPADGGPGLADAALVTAVVSLANDLDLRLLIEGIETRAQHHQARVAGCRLGQGYLYARPMTGPDVAEHLLASAPTCRAPPPGPARDPCGVTPRPTT